Proteins from one Anomalospiza imberbis isolate Cuckoo-Finch-1a 21T00152 unplaced genomic scaffold, ASM3175350v1 scaffold_76, whole genome shotgun sequence genomic window:
- the LOC137467698 gene encoding coiled-coil domain-containing protein 171-like gives MANAHVLAKHSEVALEELPWTELCALLHENVEALILNFHKAKERISHLEYICKHKADTLKELQQKQEDAFEKMSEQLKAQEHCWQKEKQYLEEQYSNILAEVHARAQKCEETVQKTRQKLYGLEQTCEKQAHENSSMTNTLSNAHKARSSLLAACALLSGALCPLYGRLCAVSCQRDILQEQVNHHKLLNQKIISLLYALPTNVENSQGEGRPSTWFMSSEEL, from the exons ATGGCAAACGCCCATGTGCTTGCCAAACATTCAGAGGTCGCCCTGGAAGAGTTACCTTGGACAGAGCTTTGTGCTCTCTTGCATGAGAATGTTGAAGCCCTGATCTTGAACTTCCACAAGGCTAAGGAGAGG ATATCTCACCTAGAATATATTTGCAAGCACAAGGCTGACACTCTGAAGGAACTTCAGCAGAAGCAGGAGGATGCTTTTGAGAAAATGTCTGAGCAGTTAAAAGCACAGGAACATTGctggcagaaagaaaagcaatatcTTGAAGAGCAGTACTCAAATATCCTTGCAGAAGTTCATGCAAGAGCCCAG AAATGTGAAGAAACAGTGCAGAAAACCAGGCAAAAACTGTATGGCCTTGAACAAACCTGCGAGAAACAGGCCCATGAAAACAGTTCCATGACAAATACATTATCAAATGCTCACAAGGCACGCtcctccctgctggcagcctgtgCACTGCTGTCAGGGGCCCTGTGTCCTCTCTACGGCAGACTGTGCGCTGTGTCTTGCCAAAGAGACATTCTCCAGGAGCAGGTGAACCACCACAAATTATTGAACCAGAAGATCATCAGCCTCCTTTATGCTCTCCCTACTAACGTGGAAAACAGCCAAGGCGAAGGCAGGCCAAGCACCTGGTTTATGTCTTCCGAAGAGCTGTGA
- the LOC137467706 gene encoding serine/threonine-protein kinase PAK 1-like — translation MENPMMKYTELEYIGRGTFGDVCRAFDNATVGQVAIKKINLQGLRKKELKVNELRVMKTNKNPHLVNYLDSYLVDKQFWLVVEYMDGGTLSDVISKTYLCEDEMATISRECLQGLDFLHSNHVIHRDVRSSNILLRTDGSVKLADFGLFAQHTPEQSRRSSVAGTSGWMAPEVVTGQAYGPKVDIWSFGIVGIEMVEQEVPYWSETPVLPQLLIATRGTPKLLQQPNRFSPCLRDFLSCCLQTDQAQRWSAKELLQVKCKGAAGETVSEGGAPPPMRSEASDEPPSSSPPLMVLFK, via the exons ATGGAAAATCCCATGATGAAATACACTGAACTGGAATATATTGGCAGAGG GACTTTTGGAGATGTTTGCAGAGCATTTGACAATGCCACAGTAGGACAG gtggccataaagaaaataaatctccaAGGACTGAGGAAGAAGGAACTAAAAGTCAATGAACTTAGGGTCATGAAGACAAATAAGAATCCCCACCTGGTCAACTATTTAGACAG CTACCTTGTGGATAAGCAATTCTGGCTGGTCGTGGAGTACATGGACGGAGGCACTCTGAGCGATGTCATCAGCAAGACCTACCTGTGTGAAGACGAGATGGCAACCATCAGTCGGGAG tgcctgcagggACTGGATTTTCTTCACTCAAACCACGTGATCCACCGAGACGTGAGGAGCAGCAACATCCTTCTCAGAACcgacggctctgtcaagctgg ctgactttggcctcttTGCTCAGCACACCCCTGAGCAGAGTAGACGGAGCTCAGTGGCCGGCACTTCTGGGTGGATGGCGCCTGAAGTGGTGACAGGTCAAGCATAtggccccaaggtggacataTGGTCTTTTGGAATCGTGGGCATCGAAATGGTGGAACAAGAAGTTCCTTACTGGAGTGAAACTCCTGTTTTG CCTCAACTCCTGATAGCCACAAGAGGGacaccaaagctgctgcagcagcccaaCCGATTCTCGCCTTGCCTGCGCgacttcctgagctgctgcctgcagacagACCAGGCGCAGCGCTGGTCTGCCAAGGAGCTCCTGCAGGTAAAATGTAAAGGGGCTGCAGGTGAAACAGTGTCCGAGGGAGGGGCTCCTCCTCCAATGAGGTCCGAGGCATCAGATGAGCCCCCTTCCTCCTCACCTCCACTCATGGTGCTGTTCAAATGA